CGGTTTGCGATTCAAACACGGGGGACATTTTTTTCATCACATCTTTTGAAAAATAATCCGCCAGACAATTTCCCACGCAGATCATGCGGTCATTTATTTTTAATTTTTCAGCCTGACGGTTGATCAATATAATCGTCCGGTCATAACTTACGCCCATAGCTGCCAAAGGAAGCCCCCGGAAAAGCACCCGTGTCAGTTCAAGGGCCTGATTCTGAAGCTCAAGTTCCCTTGTCCGCTGTTTGATAATATCTTCTAAGTCTTTATTGATTTGTTCCAGTTCCTTATTTTTTGCCGCCAGCATTAAATGCAAAGACTTATTTGACTGGATAAGGTCATAGCGTTCAAGGGCTTTTCTGATCTCCTGCTTGAGATCGTCATCGTTCCATGGTTTTAAAAGGAATTTGTAGACATGGCCTTCATTTATTGATGCCTTAATGGAATCGATTTCAGTGTACCCGGTCAAAAGAATTCTTATGGTATCCGGATAAGTTTCCCGAACCTTGGCCAGAAATGAAATGCCTGACATCTCAGGCATCCGATGATCTGAAATAACCAGATGAATGTCCTGGGATGCCATGATCTTTAACCCTTCTTCACCATTTGCTGCAGTCAACAGATCAAAATTCTCTTTTCGCAGCAAACGCTTTAACGCAGCAAGGATTTGTTGTTCATCATCAACACAAAGTATCGTGTGTTTTGGCGTACTATTCATCGACAGATGTTCCATCCCATTTAAAATATTGATATAAGAATTTCACTTCGGCCATGGTGGCTATTATAGTGCCTGAACGAAAACCCGTGTTTGGACGAAAAGTTGCCCAAATGCAAGGCGCAGAAAAATTTGCATCCGGAGCAACCTCATGGTTGTGAGGATTGCAAATTTTTCTGCAACGCAGCAGTTGGGTGACTTTTCGTTCAAACACTATTATAGAAAAAACGCCCATGCATCGTCGATCAAAGTCTCGACTTTGGGAAACCATTTATCGGCCGATTCAATCCAGACATTGAA
Above is a window of uncultured Desulfobacter sp. DNA encoding:
- a CDS encoding response regulator gives rise to the protein MNSTPKHTILCVDDEQQILAALKRLLRKENFDLLTAANGEEGLKIMASQDIHLVISDHRMPEMSGISFLAKVRETYPDTIRILLTGYTEIDSIKASINEGHVYKFLLKPWNDDDLKQEIRKALERYDLIQSNKSLHLMLAAKNKELEQINKDLEDIIKQRTRELELQNQALELTRVLFRGLPLAAMGVSYDRTIILINRQAEKLKINDRMICVGNCLADYFSKDVMKKMSPVFESQTGQVAFDIPIDDKIYAMTLSALTGRFRRKGFILCLRERAA